In a single window of the Acyrthosiphon pisum isolate AL4f chromosome X, pea_aphid_22Mar2018_4r6ur, whole genome shotgun sequence genome:
- the LOC115033920 gene encoding dynein heavy chain 6, axonemal-like translates to MGRFFSGLAQSGSWCCFDEFDRVGIEVLSVIAQQLITITNAKLTNANKFTFEGREIRLIRTCAAFITINPEYSGRSQLPDNLQTLFRSVAMMIPDYSLIAEVLLYSEGFKLSKMLSHKIVKMYQLCSEQLSIQNHYDFGMRAIKSVLVMVGLLKQENPLIEDNLVVIKALRDSNLPKFLKDDAILFKVWNTILNCH, encoded by the exons ATGGGTAGATTCTTTTCTGGCTTAGCTCAATCGGGATCTTGGTGTTGTTTCGACGAATTCGACCGGGTAGGGATTGAAGTACTATCGGTCATCGCGCAACAGCTAATCACTATCACGAATGCAAAATTGACTAATGCCAATAAGTTCACATTTGAAGGTCGAGAGATTAGACTTATCAGGACATGTGCAGCATTTATAACGATAAATCCAGAATATTCTGGGAGAAGCCAACTACCCGATAATCTACAAACATTGTTTAGATCTGTGGCAATGATGATACCAGACTATAGTTTAATTGCCGAGGTTCTATTGTATTCCGAAGGGTTCAAGTTGTCAAAAATGTTGTctcataaaatagtaaaaatgtatcaattgtGCAGTGAACAGCTTTCCATTCAAAACCACTATGATTTTGGAATGAG agCTATAAAAAGTGTTTTAGTAATGGTGGGCTTGTTGAAACAAGAAAATCCTCTCATTGAAGACAATTTAGTCGTAATTAAAGCATTGAGAGATAGTAATTTACCGAAATTTCTAAAAGATGATGCCATATTATTCAAGGTatggaatacaattttaaattgccATTGA
- the LOC100165028 gene encoding dynein heavy chain 6, axonemal-like: MQYLTSKGDWITGTIHFSAYTNSNRTQELLESKLVKKKRNRFGAPVNKRLALFIDDVNMPIPEIYGAQPPIELLRQLLDSGGIYDRDKLDWKDIENVILCTICAPPGGGRNLLTPRFTRHLSVIFMPIMSENSLRTIFTSILDGFFEEFPPNIADSSSEIVQASVEIYLRISEDLLPSPAKPHYVFNLRDLSKTIQGVLQANFITIPDKTHLYRLWYHETLRVYHDRLVCQKDRSYFFNLLQDVCMRYFNTTVLDFFKSTDKNSSRPPVLLFGDFVNPVSKDRRIYEEIIDIDKLKATLVENLTDFNKVYNKNMHIIFFMDAIEHITRIARILRSERGNALLVGVNGMGKQSLTKLSSHLNNFKCFQIELTKSYNHTTFREDLVSLYLNTGVKFEDTTFLFSDNQIVQEEFLEDINNILSSGEVPDLFKHDDLEKAIAACRPAALSLGVDSQNQEAMFRFFIQRVRSKLHLVVSMSSIGNAFRRRCRLFPSLVYNSTIDWFDDWPTEALLSVAHQSLDEAFGRSENQDLVDSLTNMCHNMHLTISRATEKFCRQTARGCYVTLRSYLEFLKLYVTMRGSQTDKIKNDSDRISNGLRKLYETFDMVGDMKTKLKSMAPALLEKNEATSKLMEGLTREKASVDKVRQIVLVEEIAAKMKASAAQEISEDAQRDLTLAMPAMEAAQSRIRVTQQKRCKRASDVE, translated from the exons ATGCAATACTTGACGTCTAAGGGAGACTGGATAACTggaacaatacatttttctgcGTACACAAATAGTAACAGAACCCAAGAATTATTGGAATCaaaattagtgaaaaaaaaacgaaatcgtTTCGGTGCACCGGTAAACAAACGTTTGGCGCTTTTCATCGATGACGTCAACATGCCGATACCAGAAATTTACGGTGCTCAACCTCCCATTGAATTACTAAGACAGCTTTTGGATTCTGGTGGCATATATGATAGAGATAAGCTCGATTGGAAAGACATAGAGAATGTAATTTTGTGCACCATCTGCGCACCTCCAGGAGGAGGACGAAATCTATTAACTCCAAGATTTACAAGACACTTATCAGTGATTTTCATGCCCATTATGAGTGAAAATTCCCTGAGAACTATATTCACCTCTATTTTGGACGGGTTTTTTGAAGAGTTCCCTCCAAATATAGCTGATTCTAGTTCAGAAATAGTGCAAGCCAGTGTTGAAATTTATTTGCGAATTTCAGAAGACCTGTTACCGAGTCCGGCCAAGCCACACTATGTTTTTAATCTTAGAGATTTGTCGAAAACCATACAAGGAGTCTTGCAAGCTAATTTTATCACAATACCAGataaaacacatttatacaG GCTATGGTATCATGAAACATTACGTGTGTATCACGACCGTTTGGTTTGCCAAAAAGACAGATCATATTTCTTTAATCTTCTTCAGGACGTATGTATGCGTTATTTCAACACTACTGTGTTGGACTTTTTCAAATCTACAGACAAAAATTCATCACGTCCTCCAGTGTTATTGTTTGGTGATTTCGTGAATCCAGTTTCAAAAGACAGACGGATTTACGAAGAAATAATTGATATCGATAAATTAAAAGCCACATTGGTCGAAAATTTAACAGATttcaataaagtttataataaaaacatgcaCATCATATTTTTCATGGACGCCATCGAGCATATCACACGCATTGCGAGGATATTGAGATCCGAAAGAGGAAACGCTTTACTCGTCGGAGTTAATGGAATGGGCAAACAATCGTTGACAAAATTGTCTTCCCACCTTAACaattttaa atGTTTTCAAATCGAGTTAACAAAATCATATAATCATACTACTTTTCGTGAAGACCTAGTGAGTCTTTATCTCAACACCGGTGTGAAATTTGAAGACACCACATTTTTATTCTCGGATAATCAGATAGTGCAAGAAGAATTTTTAGaagatataaacaatattttaagctCAG gGGAAGTACCAGATTTATTTAAACATGATGACTTGGAGAAGGCGATAGCCGCTTGCCGGCCAGCAGCATTGAGTTTGGGAGTCGACAGCCAGAACCAAGAAGCAATGTTCAGGTTTTTCATTCAGCGCGTACGCTCTAAACTCCATCTTGTCGTATCCATGAGCTCGATTGGCAATGCGTTTAGACGAAGATGCCGGCTGTTTCCTTCGTTAGTTTATAACTCGACAATAGATTGGTTTGACGACTGGCCGACCGAAGCTCTTTTGTCTGTAGCTCACCAAAGTCTAGACGAGGCTTTTGGACGATCAGAAAACCAAGACCTCGTAGACAGTCTAACGAATATGTGTCACAACATGCACTTGACTATCAGTCGAGCCACTGAAAAGTTTTGCAGACAAACGGCTAGGGGTTGCTACGTAACTCTCAGGAGTTATTTGGAATTTCTGAAGTTATATGTGACAATGCGGGGATCACAAACTGACAAgattaaaaacgattctgatcgaaTTTCGAATGGCTTGCGCAAATTATACGAGACATTTGACATGGTGGGagatatgaaaacaaaattaaaatcaatggcACCGGCACTGTTAGAGAAAAATGAAGCAACTTCAAAATTAATGGAAGGGTTGACGAGAGAAAAGGCAAGCGTAGATAAGGTACGACAAATAGTGCTTGTGGAAGAGATAGCAGCGAAAATGAAAGCTTCGGCCGCGCAGGAAATATCTGAAGACGCGCAAAGAGACCTTACTCTGGCTATGCCGGCCATGGAAGCGGCCCAAAGCCGCATTAGAGTCACTCAACAAAAACGATGTAAACGAGCTTCGGATGTTGAGTAA
- the LOC115033148 gene encoding dynein heavy chain 6, axonemal-like → MLGMFHLKLHILKNVAKPTCEYLLELVEKTLVKAGKRLVNELSNEINDSLKYLHTSPSTAAQYVDYKKFLEHFSMRLDEIDKNQNYIRELYDLAEKFEVLVPDEDIDNYDKFADALTTLHTTFEDINNEQDKLIGEFVKKIEIHITDMIQDVEQINSEANESWLTDINSNKEEVKLSLSKLNNRLVERQEESNLYKSYQGFFLVEMTKFDILSDASEAVGLRILLWDSLDEWEKKMSIWEEDNFHNLEVEQMNTFLAVNLNYVMQFKKSIPACKLVDLIDQKVQSFKQKMSIITMLRNPNLKDHHWIKIEQILGTKFPTNQYLTLIMLEKLGAFKYGSEIIDVSMQASSEATLEAILKKVEDSWKAVNLIILPYKNTDDLFILGSLEEVQLTLEEANINLNTLISSKHIAMIKSKVEEWINSMAIMNDILTEWMLCQNNWIHLELIFAAPDIQRQLPNEAKLFNQVNNSWKSMMQKVVKNSLAISTCTETDLLKTLIKNNQQLEQIMLYLEAYLESKRVVFPRFNFLANDELLELIAQARNPRAVQPYMNKCFDAIWRIRFKNDDEEGKPLQSVIDGKYNTPTDVIAMISPEREIVKFVSPIKATGNIEFWLSRVEKEMINTLRSLMTIAIEDYDEIPREKWVLLHADQDLNDLSIMVRQGRLTKLQCSGVRALITVDVHARDIISSMVVRKINSEEHFEWLKQLRYYCDTIDGCVAYSANARWLYAFEYLGSSPRLVITPLTDRCYLCLMIALQLCLGSALSGPSATGKTETVKDLAKALATQCVVFNCSDGLNYKVQSHVGCTTTTFM, encoded by the exons ATGTTGGGaatgtttcatttaaaattacatattttaaaaaatgttgctaAACCGACCTGCGAATATTTATTAGAGCTAGTGGAAAAAACGCTTGTAAA AGCGGGAAAACGGTTGGTGAATGAACTGTCAAACGAGATAAATGATTCGCTCAAGTACCTCCACACTTCACCATCTACTGCTGCACAATACGTAGATTATAAAAAGTTCCTGGAACATTTTTCCATGAGG TTGGACGAGAtagataaaaatcaaaattatattagagAACTTTATGACTTGGCTGAAAAATTTGAAGTACTCGTTCCTGATGAGGATATCGACAATTATGAT aaATTTGCAGACGCGCTAACTACTTTACACACAACTTTTGAAGACATTAACAATGAACAAGACAAACTAATCGGAGAATTcgtcaaaaaaattgaaattcatatAACGGACATGATTCAAGATGTGGAACAAATAAATTCTGAGGCCAAT GAATCATGGTTAACTGATATTAACAGTAATAAAGAAGAAGTAAAATTGTCATTATCGAAGCTCAATAACCGATTAGTAGAACGCCAAGAAGAATCGAATTTGTATAAGTCTTACCAAGGTTTCTTTCTAGTAGAAATGACCAAGTTTGATATTCTAAGCGATGCAAGTGAAGCTGTAGGACTCAGAATCTTGCTGTGGGATAGTTTGGACGaatgggaaaaaaaaatgtctatttggGAAGaagataattttcataatttagaaGTAGAACAAATGAACACATTCTTAgcagtaaatttaaattacgtaatgcaatttaaaaaaagtattcctGCATGCAAGCTTGTTGATCTTATTGACCAAAAAGTACAGtcattcaaacaaaaaatgtcgATCATAACAATGTTAAGAAATCCAAATCTGAAGGACCATCATTGGATTAAAATCGAGCAGATCCTTGGGACGAAATTTCCGACAAATCAATATCTTACTCTTATTATGCTCGAAAAATTAGGTGCTTTCAAATATGGTTCTGAAATAATAGATGTTTCAATGCAAGCAAGTTCTGAAGCTACTTTAGAGGCGATATTGAAGAAAGTTGAAGATTCTTGGAAAGCTGTAAATTTGATTATACTTCCCTACAAAAATACTGATGATCTTTTTATACTCGGATCATTGGAGGAAGTTCAATTAACATTAGAAGAAgcaaatataaacttaaatactCTCATTTCATCAAAACACATAGCGATGATTAAATCAAAAGTTGAAGAATGGATAAATTCTATGGCCATTATGAATGACATTCta ACGGAATGGATGTTGTGTCAGAATAATTGGATTCATTTGGAATTGATATTCGCTGCACCGGACATACAACGACAACTTCCGAATGAAGCTAAATTGTTTAATCAAGTAAACAATTCATGGAAGAGCATGATGCAAAAGGTTGTAAAAAATTCTTTAGCAATAAGCACATGCACTGAAACCGACCTATTGAAAACTCTTATAAAAAACAACCAACAATTAgaacaaataatgttatatttagaaGCATATTTAGAATCAAAAAGAGTCGTCTTCCCGCGGTTCAATTTCTTAGCGAACGATGAGCTTTTAGAATTAATTGCTCAAGCTCGAAATCCTAGAGCTGTACAACCGTACATGAACAAATGTTTTGATGCTATTTGGCGAATTCGATTTAAAAACGACGATGAAGAAGGAAAACCACTACAATCGGTAATAGATGGAAAGTATAATACACCTACAGACGTTATCGCTATGATATCTCCAGAAAGAGAGATCGTAAAATTCGTGTCACCAATTAAAGCCACCGGGAACATTGAATTTTGGCTATCTAGGGTAGAAAAGGAAATGATAAATACACTACGATCGCTCATGACCATAGCCATTGAAGATTATGACGAAATTCCTAGAGAAAAATGGGTGTTACTACACGCTGACCag GACCTGAATGATTTATCAATAATGGTTCGACAAGGACGTTTGACCAAACTCCAATGTTCCGGAGTACGAGCATTGATCACTGTCGATGTTCACGCAAGGGATATTATATCTTCTATGGTCGTCCGCAAAATTAATAGCGAGGAGCACTTCGAATGGTTGAAACAACTTCGTTACTATTGCGATACGATAGACGGCTGTGTCGCGTACTCGGCCAATGCTCGTTGGTTGTATGCTTTCGAATACCTAGGTTCATCTCCTCGATTAGTGATAACGCCGTTAACTGACCGATGCTACCTATGCTTGATGATTGCGCTTCAGTTATGTTTAGGAAGTGCATTATCTGGACCCTCAGCCACAGGAAAAACTGAAACGGTCAAGGATCTCGCGAAAGCGTTAGCTACACAATGTGTCGTATTCAACTGTTCTGATGGATTGAATTATAAGGTGCAGAGTCACGTCGGATGTACAACGACTACATTCatgtga
- the LOC103309209 gene encoding dynein heavy chain 6, axonemal-like — translation MLADVEERLQKLEDIYDQSVSEKNKLELNIERTQSRLNRSDLLVAALSDEQQRWENSLKTYSRRLLTIAGDTIIAAGSITYLGPFTDDYRKEITLSWLHELTQHNLGHSPNYSLSSVLVDPSELRLWNVCGLPGDSFSTDSMIIATRASRWPLMIDPQGQANEWIKALEADNSLRTCRSTDSIDDLTDVIVDAVRLGGAVLIEGLEEHINPALRPVLENVTFLRDGCLLTRIGNADVEYDSKFRFYMTTKISNPHYQPNVWIAVTIVNFMVTPKGLEDQLLIDVVRLERPDLEEKRTETNLIINNDKNLLKEMEEKTLRMLYMSEGNILDDEELIDTLNNSKESSIIIAGRLIDAEETEKSVNTARERYRAIAKRGSCLYFVVAQLSEINIMYQFSLNYFKSVLCNVIKNSSKSIKTDVKLPTMIEDITLAIYSNISRGLFEHHKLIFSFLLTINVNLQIGKVTNAEWNFLVHGPATSVKKHVPEKPMVLALTEDVWKTVNYMTEVFPKFKSLSENCTGRIKIKLGDFALNIHLDPENNNPAVNWDSILNPFEKLMIIRAFKEEKLVCAISNYVIVELSKKFVESLEVSHRLLYNNTSSKLPLIFILSPGSDPFKSFQKFSAEFGTIDKLHTISLGQGQGLIAEKLIKDGKEQGNWVFLQNCHLAPSWLHHMDNLVQELINNPLNVNQNFRLFLSSVPLKTFPTFVLQNSLKVTIEPPKSLRAKMKKCFANMNIDFFEDNAFGSDWRKMVFGLCFFHAVILERKKFGSLGWNIPYAFTDCDQEYAMQLLHTYCLTAKKISWEALQCITVEINYGSKVNDYWDQKTLNTILLNFLGPRTLDSNYKYSESGVYICPETENCTTIDNYKKFIDKLPLTEELEIFGMHVNANIAYQAKETQEALRTIVCVYPKSLTVPACKPDDEIVIDVAVDISKRLTNFIDFHQSHFTILKPDEKGRLPPLSSVLSQEIERFNTLLDVVHNTLIDLREAIEGHTIMSRELETVYWSFVNNTVPTMWQSRAYPSLKTLGSWIKDLILRLDFINIWTKFGSPPSYWISGLYFPQCFITGCLQRHARKYNIPVYSLKVDFELTSTVLAQEEISAMHSTSLKEETQVYKGLTERDDGVYIHGLFLCAGRIDLTSKRLVDPIPGDLYSPLPVVQLIPSVEIDEKKVTI, via the exons atgttagcTGATGTAGAAGAACGTCTACAAAAACTCGAAGACATTTACGACCAGAGCGTTTCAGAAAAGAACAAATTAGAATTGAACATAGAGCGAACGCAATCACGGTTAAACCGGTCAGATTTACTAGTCGCAGCGCTGAGCGACGAACAACAGAGATGGGAAAACAGTTTGaag ACGTACTCTCGACGTCTCTTGACCATAGCTGGAGACACAATAATAGCAGCTGGAAGCATCACCTATCTGGGTCCATTTACGGACGACTATCGTAAGGAGATAACCCTTTCATGGTTACATGAGTTAACGCAACACAACTTAGGACATTCACCGAATTATTCCTTAAGCTCTGTGTTGGTCGATCCTTCTGAGCTGCGGTTGTGGAATGTCTGTGGTCTGCCCGGGGATTCGTTTTCAACAGACAGTATGATAATCGCGACAAGAGCAAGTCGATGGCCGCTGATGATAGACCCTCAAGGGCAGGCAAACGAATGGATCAAGGCTTTAGAAGCAGACAACTCTCTAAGGACATGCAGAAGTACAGATTCCATCGATGACCTGACGGACGTGATTGTCGATGCTGTCAGACTGGGTGGTGCAGTTTTAATCGAAGGCCTCGAGGAACACATAAACCCTGCACTCAGACCCGTGCTGGAGAACGTCACGTTTTTACGA GATGGATGTCTTTTGACGCGAATCGGAAATGCCGACGTAGAATACGACAGTAAGTTCAGATTCTACATGACGACCAAAATATCAAATCCTCATTACCAACCAAACGTGTGGATAGCCGTGACGATAGTAAATTTTATGGTAACGCCGAAGGGATTAGAAGATCAGTTATTGAT tGACGTCGTACGATTAGAAAGGCCCGATTTAGAAGAAAAACGGACTGaaacaaatttgattataaataacgacaaaaatctattaaaagAAATGGAAGAAAAAACGTTGAGAATGCTATACATGTCAGAGGGAAACATTTTAGATGATGAAGAACTCATCGATACACTCAACAACAGCAAG gaATCGTCAATTATTATCGCTGGGCGTTTGATTGATGCGGAAGAAACGGAAAAAAGCGTCAATACTGCACGAGAGCGTTACCGAGCGATAGCAAAACGAGGTTCATGTCTTTATTTTGTTGTGGCTCAACTATCTGAGATCAACATTATGTATCAATTTTCATTGAACTATTTTAAATCT gtactttgcaatgtaataaaaaacagtAGCAAATCGATTAAAACCGACGTGAAATTGCCAACCATGATCGAAGATATTACACTGGCAATTTATTCGAATATTTCTAGAGGCCTGTTTGaacatcataaattaatattcagttTCTTGCTCACTATCAATGTTAATTTACAAATCGGTAAAGTCACCAATGCCGAATGGAATTTTTTGGTTCATGGACCTGCGACTTCAGTAAAAAAACACGTCCCGGAGAAACCAATGGTATTGGCATTGACGGAAGATGTATGGAAAACTGTAAACTACATGACCGAAGTGTTTCCTAAGTTTAAAAGTCTTTCGGAAAACTGCACTGGAcgtataaaaatcaaacttgGCGATTTCGCTCTAAATATTCATTTAGATCCCGAAAATAATAACCCAGCAGTAAATTGGGATTCAATTTTGAATCCATTTGAAAAACTTATGATTATAAGAGcatttaaagaagaaaaattagTTTGCGCGATCTCTAATTACGTTATCGTCGAACTCAGTAAAAAGTTTGTCGAAAGTCTGGAAGTTTCTCATCGTTTATTGTACAACAATACATCTTCGAAATTACCGTTAATTTTCATACTCAGTCCAGGTTCAGATCCATTTAAGTCTTTCCAAAAGTTTTCAGCGGAATTCGGAACAATAGATAAGTTACATACAATATCTCTAGGCCAGGGCCAGGGACTTATTGCAGAAAAGCTAATAAAAGATGGCAAAGAACAAGGGAACTGGGTTTTCTTACAA aattgtcATTTAGCACCGTCGTGGTTGCATCACATGGACAATTTAGTTCAAGAACTGATCAATAACCCATTGAATGTCAACCAAAATTTCCGATTGTTCTTGAGTTCAGTGCCGTTAAAAACTTTTCCTACTTTTGTCCTACAAAATTCGTTGAAAGTTACTATTGAACCACCAAAAAGCTTGCgggcaaaaatgaaaaaatgttttgcaaatatgaatatagatttttttgaagACAATG CTTTTGGATCTGATTGGCGAAAAATGGTATTCGGGCTATGTTTTTTCCACGCTGTCATATTAGAAAGAAAGAAATTCGGATCACTTGGATGGAACATACCGTACGCGTTTACTGACTGTGACCAAGAATACGCTATGCAATTATTACATACGTACTGCTTAActgcaaaaaaaatatcctGGGAAGCCTTGCAATGCATCACTGTTGAGATAAACTATGGTAGCAAAGTTAACGATTATTGGGATCAGAAAACTCTGAATACGATACTATTGAATTTCTTAGGACCTCGTACACTTGATTCAA attATAAATACTCTGAGTCTGGCGTTTACATTTGCCCGGAAACAGAAAACTGTACCACGATCGATAACTATAAGaaatttattgataaactaCCACTAACCGAAGAACTAGAAATATTCGGAATGCACGTTAATGCCAACATAGCGTATCAA gCTAAAGAAACACAAGAAGCGTTACGTACAATCGTTTGTGTCTACCCGAAATCACTAACAGTACCTGCTTGTAAACCAGATGACGAAATCGTTATAGACGTAGCTGTCGATATTTCCAAAAGACTCACTAACTTTATAGATTTTCATCAATcccattttacaatattaaaaccaGACGAAAAAGGACGATTGCCACCATTATCTTCAGTCTTATCACAAGAGATCGAACGTTTTAATACATTACTCGACGTCGTGCACAATACTTTAATTGACCTACGTGAGGCTATCGAAGGACATACGATAATGTCTAGAGAATTAGAAACAGTTTACTGGTCATTCGTgaataatact GTACCGACAATGTGGCAGAGCAGAGCGTATCCCTCGCTGAAGACATTAGGTAGTTGGATCAAAGACTTGATATTAAGACTTGACTTTATTAAT atCTGGACAAAATTTGGAAGTCCTCCTTCTTACTGGATATCTGGTTTGTATTTTCCACAATGTTTTATCACCGGATGTCTTCAAAGGCACGCTAGGAAATACAACATACCCGTCTATAGCTTAAAAGTCGATTTTGAGCTTACCAGTACTGTTCTGGCACAAGAGGAAATATCTGCCATGCACTCAACCAGCTTAAAAGAAGAAACTCAAGTTTATAAAGGTTTGACGGAAAGAGATGATGGTGTTTACATCCACGGGCTGTTCCTATGCGCTGGACGCATCGACTTGACCAGCAAACGTCTCGTGGATCCCATTCCcg GTGACTTGTACTCTCCCCTACCAGTTGTACAACTAATTCCATCCGTAGAAATAGACGAAAAAAAGGTTACGATATAA
- the LOC115033149 gene encoding dynein heavy chain 6, axonemal-like, whose amino-acid sequence MLSHIQNEVTFTTFAQFEEEYRSYKKVVKIPLFKNYLQWKCLHFWYKYISQNKYSWAREELQAPLSLFMLSAPLRDASLKVSALIYQTATISLYNGSVTEENTLQGFKEQQESSTEAAVGQLQNLRLTVKDLVLGACSSALAECGFTTDDSEFRVTKVSRIAKSHGADGDSRGTTGYTMPFVKQRSKLKCCQRICRFIAFVDFQLQSHLHKIARNQIVRFEADVRRHYKYVPVELRQMNGHADDVDTMLESDKSSDEPKSPLFVLEAFLTKNGIEFDNAQSDFINYVSLLIENWKWIIITHFPPLLDDIEFNDFVIPSICGNQNDRVCGNGPSLQFVFEIDGAYQNTTEKIFNYFTTNFKAVHKYLKRLEYVHIIYRDNEDIDRGSIENETSKYLVTY is encoded by the exons ATGTTGTCTCATATTCAAAACGAAGTGACATTCACGACATTTGCGCAATTTGAAGAGGAATATAGATCATATAAGAAAGTCGTAAAA ATACCGctgtttaaaaactatttacaatGGAAGTGTCTGCACTTCTGGTACAAGTACATTTCGCAGAACAAGTACAGTTGGGCGCGGGAAGAGCTACAAGCCCCGCTATCGTTATTCATGTTGTCCGCTCCACTACGGGACGCGTCGTTAAAGGTATCTGCCCTGATTTACCAGACGGCGACAATAAGCTTGTACAACGGTTCGGTTACCGAAGAAAACACACTTCAAGGATTTAAAGAACAACAG GAGAGTAGCACCGAGGCGGCCGTCGGACAATTGCAGAACCTACGTTTGACGGTCAAAGACTTAGTGCTGGGCGCGTGTTCCAGTGCCCTGGCCGAGTGCGGGTTCACTACGGACGACTCGGAATTTCGAGTCACAAAGGTCTCGCGTATAGCAAAGTCCCACGGTGCAGATGGCGATAGTAGAGGGACCACCGGCTACACGATGCCGTTCGTAAAACAAAGGTCCAAACTTAAATGTTGCCAGAGGATTTGCCGGTTCATCGCGTTCGTCGATTTCCAGTTGCAGTCGCATCTGCACAAGATTGCCAGGAATCAGATCGTTCGATTTGAGGCGGACGTGCGCAGGCACTACAAGTACGTTCCCGTCGAGCTACGTCAAATGAACGGGCACGCCGACGACGTCGATACCATGCTGGAAAGTGACAAGTCTTCAGATGAACCAAAg TCACCGTTGTTCGTATTGGAAGCGTTTTTAACGAAAAACGGTATCGAGTTCGATAACGCGCAAAGCGATTTCATCAATTACGTATCGTTATTAATAGAAAACTGGAAATGGATCATTATCACACACTTTCCTCCGCTTCTGGACGACATCGAATTCAACGATTTCGTAAT CCCGTCAATTTGCGGTAATCAGAATGATCGTGTCTGCGGCAACGGACCATCATTGCAGTTTGTGTTCGAAATTGACGGTGCGTATCAGAACACcacagaaaaaatattcaattatttcacTACGAATTTTAAAGCGGTACACAAGTACTTAAAACGTCTGGAATATGTACACATTATTTACAGAGACAACGAAGATATCGATCGAGGAAGTATCGAAAATGAAACCAGCAAGTATTTAGTCACTTATTGA
- the LOC115033322 gene encoding uncharacterized protein LOC115033322: MAARRNSSEKNPKIYSNDSENSKVNIVTTKRTNAKCLRSIPNEKEEPRRLSYSGQYTKTREEHAPNRVVNKEVELDDMNRKYLAPYNIIIDYLLCNKSIQLVQSRY; encoded by the exons ATGGCAGCTCGAAGGAATTCGTcggaaaaaaatccaaaaatatacagcaa TGATTCGGAAAATTCTAAGGTAAACATTGTCACAACAAAACGGACAAACGCTAAGTGTTTGCGATCGATTCCAAACGAAAAAGAGGAACCCAGACGTTTA TCTTACTCAGGGCAATACACAAAAACGAGAGAAGAACATGCACCAAACAGAGTAGTTAATAAAGAAGTCGAATTAGACGATATGAATCGTAAGTACCTAgcaccttataatataataatcgattatttattatgtaataaaagtatacaactCGTACAATCGAGATATTAA